A DNA window from Nitratidesulfovibrio sp. contains the following coding sequences:
- the lolA gene encoding outer membrane lipoprotein chaperone LolA, translated as MIRPLSPRAFSRLPRLGVLCAALCLAMLLSAAPARAAGELTNRLQQRYDATTTLKADFTQVLLHRESGAKETRQGTLQFRKPLLVRWETKAPHAELLVVTANEIWNYLPDEEVAYKYPVELVQDSRSIIKVITGQARLEQDFDVAEEADDSGMARLHMYPKEPTPQLTEAFLWVDPDTSLIRRAKIIDFYGNENDITLNGLTTDAGVPDSAFRFTPAKGVDVEDRTRQGSPEKQLFN; from the coding sequence GTGATTCGTCCCCTTTCCCCTCGTGCCTTCTCCCGTTTGCCGAGGCTTGGCGTCCTGTGTGCCGCCCTGTGCCTTGCCATGCTGCTGTCCGCCGCCCCGGCCCGCGCCGCCGGTGAGCTGACCAACCGCCTGCAACAACGCTACGACGCCACCACCACCCTCAAGGCGGACTTCACCCAGGTGCTGCTGCACCGCGAAAGTGGCGCCAAGGAAACCCGGCAGGGCACCCTGCAATTCCGCAAGCCGCTGCTGGTGCGCTGGGAGACCAAGGCCCCCCACGCCGAACTGCTGGTGGTGACGGCCAATGAAATCTGGAACTACCTGCCGGACGAAGAGGTGGCCTACAAGTACCCGGTGGAACTGGTGCAGGACTCGCGGTCCATCATCAAGGTGATTACCGGGCAGGCCAGGCTGGAACAGGATTTCGACGTGGCCGAGGAGGCCGACGACAGCGGCATGGCCCGCCTGCACATGTACCCCAAGGAACCCACCCCGCAGCTGACCGAGGCCTTCCTGTGGGTTGACCCGGATACCAGCCTGATCCGCCGGGCCAAGATCATCGATTTCTACGGCAACGAGAACGACATCACCCTGAACGGCCTGACCACCGACGCCGGGGTGCCGGACAGCGCCTTCCGCTTCACGCCGGCCAAGGGCGTGGACGTGGAGGACAGGACCAGGCAGGGTTCGCCGGAAAAGCAGCTGTTCAATTAG